One region of Mycolicibacterium rhodesiae NBB3 genomic DNA includes:
- a CDS encoding YkvA family protein, with translation MTGSFWWDLVIGVAVALLVTWIVLVVVLALLRPRGGLLREAMRILPDVLRLIRRLAADKTLPAGVRVRLGFLLAYLALPFDLIPDFIPVLGYADDAIVVTLVLRSVVRRAGIDAVQAHWPGSDAGFEALRRLTGLNGSTGPRH, from the coding sequence GTGACGGGATCCTTCTGGTGGGATCTGGTCATCGGCGTTGCCGTTGCACTGCTCGTGACGTGGATCGTGCTGGTGGTCGTGTTGGCACTGTTGCGGCCGCGCGGCGGACTGTTACGCGAGGCGATGCGCATCCTGCCCGACGTGCTTCGACTCATCCGCCGCCTCGCCGCGGACAAGACTCTGCCCGCTGGGGTGCGGGTCCGACTCGGATTTCTGTTGGCGTACCTGGCGCTGCCGTTCGACCTGATTCCGGACTTCATCCCCGTGCTCGGTTACGCGGACGACGCGATCGTCGTCACCCTCGTCCTGCGAAGCGTCGTGCGTCGAGCCGGAATCGATGCGGTGCAAGCGCATTGGCCCGGGAGCGACGCCGGCTTCGAAGCGCTGCGTCGCCTCACCGGCCTGAACGGATCAACCGGCCCTCGACATTGA